One part of the Quercus lobata isolate SW786 chromosome 7, ValleyOak3.0 Primary Assembly, whole genome shotgun sequence genome encodes these proteins:
- the LOC115952450 gene encoding probable LRR receptor-like serine/threonine-protein kinase At3g47570 isoform X3, with product MMLSSLRYQWVLLIFFRGILFLCMSSCLKSATVPAFANETDHLALLDFKNRITKDPLQIMSSWNGSTHFCNWLGVTCSPSSKRVMVLNLTAKKLTGSIPPSIGNLTYLTRISLGNNNFYGEIPQEVGRLHHLQLLGLNSNSIGGKVPTNLSYCTQLRVLNATYNNLIGQIPDHLSSLSKLVYLYLGVNNLTGNIPAWIGNFSSLYGLGLSRNNFQGSIPSELGRLPRLGFFQLAENYLSVPQSLASLQSLVRLYFSQNKLGYGKDEDLNFLSFLANCTSLEGLALNNNYFGGVLPSSVANLSTQLQLLTLGGNMIHGDIPIGIGNLVNLEVLVLEDNYLGGTLPHVIGKLQNLTELYLGYNKIFGPIPSSLGNLKKLTELYMEGNRFEGRIPPSLGNCQNLLLLDLSHNNLSGTIPKKVMGLSSLSIFLDLSYNFLTGALPFEVGNLIHLVKLDLSKNRLSGKIPTTLETCVGLEHLYLDNNSFEGAIPRSLKNLRGLEDIDLSCNKLSGNIPKYLSKLVSLKHLNLSYNDFEGEVPSEGIFANASTISVFGNDKLCGGVPELHLSSCSSKHPKFYGKLLALGIIIPVTCIIIFVLLLMYFFPTCSIMKNLREGALSKSSFEDWQFPISYAELLESTNGFSENNLIGSGSFGSVYKGVLSRNGAIVAIKVLNLQQQEASTSFINECNALRSIRHRNLLKIFSACSSIDHKGNDFKSLIFEFMCNGSLDQWLHPKNDERHQRNKLSFIQRLNIAIDVAYALEYLHQHCQTPIVHCDIKPSNILLDEDMVAHVGDFGLVRFLFEASNNPSKTQTLSVGLKGSIGYIPPEYGMGGQISTLGDIFSYGILLLEMFTRKKPIDEMFIDGLSIHRFTSMALPEHVMDIVDPSMFFEEDGEDVGDERNEDDIEDRAIIEEVPHLNVSSRIKDCLISVFEIGLSCSTTSYDERMPTNVVVNEMNAIRDTYLKFKKGNRRRMN from the exons ATGATGCTATCTAGTCTGCGTTACCAGTGGGTTTTGTTAATATTCTTTCGTGGGATTCTTTTCTTGTGTATGAGCTCATGTTTGAAATCTGCAACAGTTCCGGCTTTTGCAAATGAGACAGATCACCTAGCTTTACTTGACTTCAAGAATCGGATCACTAAAGACCCACTTCAAATCATGAGCTCCTGGAATGGCTCCACACATTTCTGCAACTGGTTAGGTGTTACATGTAGCCCCTCCAGTAAACGAGTCATGGTTTTGAACTTGACAGCTAAAAAATTGACTGGCTCCATACCACCCTCTATAGGAAATCTTACTTACCTCACTAGAATCAGCCTAGGCAACAACAACTTCTATGGTGAAATTCCTCAAGAAGTGGGACGTCTACATCATCTGCAGCTTCTCGGTTTGAATTCGAATTCCATTGGTGGTAAAGTCCCGACTAATCTAAGCTATTGTACACAACTTAGGGTGCTTAATGCTACTTACAACAATCTAATTGGGCAGATTCCAGACCACCTTAGCTCATTGTCAAAGTTGGTGTATCTATATCTTGGAGTAAACAACCTTACGGGAAATATCCCAGCTTGGATTGGaaacttttcttctttgtatGGCCTTGGTCTTTCCAGGAACAATTTTCAAGGAAGCATACCTAGTGAACTTGGCCGTCTACCACGCTTGGGATTTTTTCAGCTTGCTGAGAATTATTTGTCCG TGCCTCAAAGTCTAGCAAGCTTGCAAAGCTTGGTTAgactttatttttctcaaaataaactTGGATATGGGAAAGATGAAGACCTGAATTTTCTCAGTTTCTTGGCTAATTGTACTAGTTTGGAGGGCTTGGCTctcaataataattattttggaGGAGTATTGCCCAGCTCTGTAGCCAACCTTTCAACCCAACTACAACTTCTTACTTTGGGTGGGAATATGATCCATGGTGACATCCCTATTGGGATTGGGAACCTCGTTAACTTGGAAGTTCTAGTGTTAGAAGATAACTATTTGGGAGGTACTCTCCCTCATGTTATTGGGAAGCTTCAAAACTTAACTGAATTATATTTGggttataataaaatttttgggcCAATCCCTTCATCCTTGggtaacttaaaaaaattgacagaaCTCTATATGGAGGGGAATAGATTTGAGGGAAGGATACCCCCAAGCTTAGGAAACTGCCAAAATTTGCTTTTACTGGACCTTTCTCATAACAATCTCTCTGGCACCATACCAAAAAAAGTTATGGGTCTTTCatccctttcaatttttttggacttgtcatataattttttaacaggAGCATTACCTTTTGAAGTGGGCAACTTGATACATCTTGTCAAATTAGATCTCTCGAAAAATAGATTATCAGGAAAAATTCCCACCACTCTTGAGACTTGTGTTGGTTTGGAGCACTTGTATTTGGACAATAATTCATTTGAGGGAGCAATTCCTCGATCCTTGAAGAACTTAAGAGGTTTAGAAGATATAGATCTTTCTTGTAATAAATTATCTGGGAATATTCCTAAATATCTTAGCAAGCTTGTGTCTCTTAAGCATCTTAATCTTTCTTATAATGATTTTGAGGGTGAAGTGCCAAGTGAAGGAATTTTTGCAAATGCAAGCACAATTTCAGTCTTTGGAAATGATAAGTTATGTGGTGGTGTCCCAGAATTACATTTATCTTCATGCTCAAGCAAACATCCTAAATTTTATGGGAAGCTCCTTGCACTCGGAATAATAATTCCAGTCACTTGTATAATCATATTTGTACTTCTTCTGATGTATTTTTTTCCAACATGTTctattatgaaaaatttaagGGAGGGAGCGTTAAGTAAGTCTTCTTTTGAAGATTGGCAATTTCCTATCTCTTATGCTGAACTCTTAGAATCAACCAACGGGTTTTCTGAGAACAACTTGATTGGTTCGGGTAGCTTTGGCTCTGTATACAAAGGAGTTCTTTCTAGAAATGGAGCAATTGTTGCAATCAAAGTATTGAACCTTCAACAACAAGAAGCTTCCACAAGTTTCATTAATGAATGCAATGCTTTGAGAAGTATACGCCATCGCAATCTCCTCAAGATTTTCTCTGCTTGCTCTAGCATTGATCATAAAGGGAATGACTTTAAGAGTCTAATTTTTGAGTTCATGTGCAATGGAAGTCTAGACCAGTGGTTGCATCCAAAAAATGATGAGCGAcatcaaagaaacaaattaagCTTTATTCAGAGACTAAATATAGCCATTGATGTTGCTTATGCATTGGAATATCTTCATCAACATTGCCAAACGCCAATTGTTCACTGTGATATTAAACCAAGCAATATTCTCCTTGATGAAGATATGGTAGCCCATGTTGGTGATTTCGGATTGGTGAGGTTCCTCTTTGAAGCATCTAATAATCCCTCCAAAACTCAAACCCTGTCAGTTGGACTAAAGGGTTCCATTGGGTACATTCCTCCAG AGTATGGGATGGGTGGCCAAATTTCAACATTGGGAGACATTTTCAGTTATGGGATACTCTTGTTAGAGATGTTCACTAGGAAAAAACCTATTGACGAAATGTTCATAGATGGTTTGAGCATTCACAGGTTCACTTCAATGGCTTTGCCAGAACATGTAATGGATATAGTTGACCCATCAATGTTCTTTGAGGAGGATGGAGAAGATGTTGGTGATGAGAGAAACGAAGATGACATTGAAGACAGAGCAATAATTGAAGAAGTGCCCCATCTCAATGTTAGTAGCAGAATAAAAGATTGCTTGATATCAGTGTTTGAAATTGGATTGTCATGTTCTACAACATCATATGATGAGCGGATGCCAACAAATGTTGTTGTCAATGAAATGAATGCAATTAGAGACACATATCTTAAATTTAAGAAGGGAAACAGAAGAAGAATGAACTAG
- the LOC115952450 gene encoding probable LRR receptor-like serine/threonine-protein kinase At3g47570 isoform X1 produces MMLSSLRYQWVLLIFFRGILFLCMSSCLKSATVPAFANETDHLALLDFKNRITKDPLQIMSSWNGSTHFCNWLGVTCSPSSKRVMVLNLTAKKLTGSIPPSIGNLTYLTRISLGNNNFYGEIPQEVGRLHHLQLLGLNSNSIGGKVPTNLSYCTQLRVLNATYNNLIGQIPDHLSSLSKLVYLYLGVNNLTGNIPAWIGNFSSLYGLGLSRNNFQGSIPSELGRLPRLGFFQLAENYLSGTIPPLIFNISSIYYFSVAKNQLHGSLPPDLGLTLPNLQIFYCTYNNFTGPIPASLSNASQLMHLSFGDNCLTGTVPQSLASLQSLVRLYFSQNKLGYGKDEDLNFLSFLANCTSLEGLALNNNYFGGVLPSSVANLSTQLQLLTLGGNMIHGDIPIGIGNLVNLEVLVLEDNYLGGTLPHVIGKLQNLTELYLGYNKIFGPIPSSLGNLKKLTELYMEGNRFEGRIPPSLGNCQNLLLLDLSHNNLSGTIPKKVMGLSSLSIFLDLSYNFLTGALPFEVGNLIHLVKLDLSKNRLSGKIPTTLETCVGLEHLYLDNNSFEGAIPRSLKNLRGLEDIDLSCNKLSGNIPKYLSKLVSLKHLNLSYNDFEGEVPSEGIFANASTISVFGNDKLCGGVPELHLSSCSSKHPKFYGKLLALGIIIPVTCIIIFVLLLMYFFPTCSIMKNLREGALSKSSFEDWQFPISYAELLESTNGFSENNLIGSGSFGSVYKGVLSRNGAIVAIKVLNLQQQEASTSFINECNALRSIRHRNLLKIFSACSSIDHKGNDFKSLIFEFMCNGSLDQWLHPKNDERHQRNKLSFIQRLNIAIDVAYALEYLHQHCQTPIVHCDIKPSNILLDEDMVAHVGDFGLVRFLFEASNNPSKTQTLSVGLKGSIGYIPPEYGMGGQISTLGDIFSYGILLLEMFTRKKPIDEMFIDGLSIHRFTSMALPEHVMDIVDPSMFFEEDGEDVGDERNEDDIEDRAIIEEVPHLNVSSRIKDCLISVFEIGLSCSTTSYDERMPTNVVVNEMNAIRDTYLKFKKGNRRRMN; encoded by the exons ATGATGCTATCTAGTCTGCGTTACCAGTGGGTTTTGTTAATATTCTTTCGTGGGATTCTTTTCTTGTGTATGAGCTCATGTTTGAAATCTGCAACAGTTCCGGCTTTTGCAAATGAGACAGATCACCTAGCTTTACTTGACTTCAAGAATCGGATCACTAAAGACCCACTTCAAATCATGAGCTCCTGGAATGGCTCCACACATTTCTGCAACTGGTTAGGTGTTACATGTAGCCCCTCCAGTAAACGAGTCATGGTTTTGAACTTGACAGCTAAAAAATTGACTGGCTCCATACCACCCTCTATAGGAAATCTTACTTACCTCACTAGAATCAGCCTAGGCAACAACAACTTCTATGGTGAAATTCCTCAAGAAGTGGGACGTCTACATCATCTGCAGCTTCTCGGTTTGAATTCGAATTCCATTGGTGGTAAAGTCCCGACTAATCTAAGCTATTGTACACAACTTAGGGTGCTTAATGCTACTTACAACAATCTAATTGGGCAGATTCCAGACCACCTTAGCTCATTGTCAAAGTTGGTGTATCTATATCTTGGAGTAAACAACCTTACGGGAAATATCCCAGCTTGGATTGGaaacttttcttctttgtatGGCCTTGGTCTTTCCAGGAACAATTTTCAAGGAAGCATACCTAGTGAACTTGGCCGTCTACCACGCTTGGGATTTTTTCAGCTTGCTGAGAATTATTTGTCCGGTACCATACCTCCTCTGATCTTTAATATTTCTTCCATATACTATTTCTCTGTTGCTAAAAACCAACTACATGGAAGTCTTCCACCAGATCTTGGTCTTACTCTTCCTaatcttcaaatattttattgcaCTTATAACAATTTCACGGGACCTATTCCCGCATCGTTGTCTAATGCTTCTCAACTGATGCATCTTTCCTTTGGTGACAATTGTCTAACTGGGACAGTGCCTCAAAGTCTAGCAAGCTTGCAAAGCTTGGTTAgactttatttttctcaaaataaactTGGATATGGGAAAGATGAAGACCTGAATTTTCTCAGTTTCTTGGCTAATTGTACTAGTTTGGAGGGCTTGGCTctcaataataattattttggaGGAGTATTGCCCAGCTCTGTAGCCAACCTTTCAACCCAACTACAACTTCTTACTTTGGGTGGGAATATGATCCATGGTGACATCCCTATTGGGATTGGGAACCTCGTTAACTTGGAAGTTCTAGTGTTAGAAGATAACTATTTGGGAGGTACTCTCCCTCATGTTATTGGGAAGCTTCAAAACTTAACTGAATTATATTTGggttataataaaatttttgggcCAATCCCTTCATCCTTGggtaacttaaaaaaattgacagaaCTCTATATGGAGGGGAATAGATTTGAGGGAAGGATACCCCCAAGCTTAGGAAACTGCCAAAATTTGCTTTTACTGGACCTTTCTCATAACAATCTCTCTGGCACCATACCAAAAAAAGTTATGGGTCTTTCatccctttcaatttttttggacttgtcatataattttttaacaggAGCATTACCTTTTGAAGTGGGCAACTTGATACATCTTGTCAAATTAGATCTCTCGAAAAATAGATTATCAGGAAAAATTCCCACCACTCTTGAGACTTGTGTTGGTTTGGAGCACTTGTATTTGGACAATAATTCATTTGAGGGAGCAATTCCTCGATCCTTGAAGAACTTAAGAGGTTTAGAAGATATAGATCTTTCTTGTAATAAATTATCTGGGAATATTCCTAAATATCTTAGCAAGCTTGTGTCTCTTAAGCATCTTAATCTTTCTTATAATGATTTTGAGGGTGAAGTGCCAAGTGAAGGAATTTTTGCAAATGCAAGCACAATTTCAGTCTTTGGAAATGATAAGTTATGTGGTGGTGTCCCAGAATTACATTTATCTTCATGCTCAAGCAAACATCCTAAATTTTATGGGAAGCTCCTTGCACTCGGAATAATAATTCCAGTCACTTGTATAATCATATTTGTACTTCTTCTGATGTATTTTTTTCCAACATGTTctattatgaaaaatttaagGGAGGGAGCGTTAAGTAAGTCTTCTTTTGAAGATTGGCAATTTCCTATCTCTTATGCTGAACTCTTAGAATCAACCAACGGGTTTTCTGAGAACAACTTGATTGGTTCGGGTAGCTTTGGCTCTGTATACAAAGGAGTTCTTTCTAGAAATGGAGCAATTGTTGCAATCAAAGTATTGAACCTTCAACAACAAGAAGCTTCCACAAGTTTCATTAATGAATGCAATGCTTTGAGAAGTATACGCCATCGCAATCTCCTCAAGATTTTCTCTGCTTGCTCTAGCATTGATCATAAAGGGAATGACTTTAAGAGTCTAATTTTTGAGTTCATGTGCAATGGAAGTCTAGACCAGTGGTTGCATCCAAAAAATGATGAGCGAcatcaaagaaacaaattaagCTTTATTCAGAGACTAAATATAGCCATTGATGTTGCTTATGCATTGGAATATCTTCATCAACATTGCCAAACGCCAATTGTTCACTGTGATATTAAACCAAGCAATATTCTCCTTGATGAAGATATGGTAGCCCATGTTGGTGATTTCGGATTGGTGAGGTTCCTCTTTGAAGCATCTAATAATCCCTCCAAAACTCAAACCCTGTCAGTTGGACTAAAGGGTTCCATTGGGTACATTCCTCCAG AGTATGGGATGGGTGGCCAAATTTCAACATTGGGAGACATTTTCAGTTATGGGATACTCTTGTTAGAGATGTTCACTAGGAAAAAACCTATTGACGAAATGTTCATAGATGGTTTGAGCATTCACAGGTTCACTTCAATGGCTTTGCCAGAACATGTAATGGATATAGTTGACCCATCAATGTTCTTTGAGGAGGATGGAGAAGATGTTGGTGATGAGAGAAACGAAGATGACATTGAAGACAGAGCAATAATTGAAGAAGTGCCCCATCTCAATGTTAGTAGCAGAATAAAAGATTGCTTGATATCAGTGTTTGAAATTGGATTGTCATGTTCTACAACATCATATGATGAGCGGATGCCAACAAATGTTGTTGTCAATGAAATGAATGCAATTAGAGACACATATCTTAAATTTAAGAAGGGAAACAGAAGAAGAATGAACTAG
- the LOC115952450 gene encoding probable LRR receptor-like serine/threonine-protein kinase At3g47570 isoform X2, which produces MMLSSLRYQWVLLIFFRGILFLCMSSCLKSATVPAFANETDHLALLDFKNRITKDPLQIMSSWNGSTHFCNWLGVTCSPSSKRVMVLNLTAKKLTGSIPPSIGNLTYLTRISLGNNNFYGEIPQEVGRLHHLQLLGLNSNSIGGKVPTNLSYCTQLRVLNATYNNLIGQIPDHLSSLSKLVYLYLGVNNLTGNIPAWIGNFSSLYGLGLSRNNFQGSIPSELGRLPRLGFFQLAENYLSGTIPPLIFNISSIYYFSVAKNQLHGSLPPDLGLTLPNLQIFYCTYNNFTGPIPASLSNASQLMHLSFGDNCLTGTVPQSLASLQSLVRLYFSQNKLGYGKDEDLNFLSFLANCTSLEGLALNNNYFGGVLPSSVANLSTQLQLLTLGGNMIHGDIPIGIGNLVNLEVLVLEDNYLGGTLPHVIGKLQNLTELYLGYNKIFGPIPSSLGNLKKLTELYMEGNRFEGRIPPSLGNCQNLLLLDLSHNNLSGTIPKKVMGLSSLSIFLDLSYNFLTGALPFEVGNLIHLVKLDLSKNRLSGKIPTTLETCVGLEHLYLDNNSFEGAIPRSLKNLRGLEDIDLSCNKLSGNIPKYLSKLVSLKHLNLSYNDFEGEVPSEGIFANASTISVFGNDKLCGGVPELHLSSCSSKHPKFYGKLLALGIIIPVTCIIIFVLLLMYFFPTCSIMKNLREGALSKSSFEDWQFPISYAELLESTNGFSENNLIGSGSFGSVYKGVLSRNGAIVAIKVLNLQQQEASTSFINECNALRSIRHRNLLKIFSACSSIDHKGNDFKSLIFEFMCNGSLDQWLHPKNDERHQRNKLSFIQRLNIAIDVAYALEYLHQHCQTPIVHCDIKPSNILLDEDMVAHVGDFGLVRFLFEASNNPSKTQTLSVGLKGSIGYIPPDGLSIHRFTSMALPEHVMDIVDPSMFFEEDGEDVGDERNEDDIEDRAIIEEVPHLNVSSRIKDCLISVFEIGLSCSTTSYDERMPTNVVVNEMNAIRDTYLKFKKGNRRRMN; this is translated from the exons ATGATGCTATCTAGTCTGCGTTACCAGTGGGTTTTGTTAATATTCTTTCGTGGGATTCTTTTCTTGTGTATGAGCTCATGTTTGAAATCTGCAACAGTTCCGGCTTTTGCAAATGAGACAGATCACCTAGCTTTACTTGACTTCAAGAATCGGATCACTAAAGACCCACTTCAAATCATGAGCTCCTGGAATGGCTCCACACATTTCTGCAACTGGTTAGGTGTTACATGTAGCCCCTCCAGTAAACGAGTCATGGTTTTGAACTTGACAGCTAAAAAATTGACTGGCTCCATACCACCCTCTATAGGAAATCTTACTTACCTCACTAGAATCAGCCTAGGCAACAACAACTTCTATGGTGAAATTCCTCAAGAAGTGGGACGTCTACATCATCTGCAGCTTCTCGGTTTGAATTCGAATTCCATTGGTGGTAAAGTCCCGACTAATCTAAGCTATTGTACACAACTTAGGGTGCTTAATGCTACTTACAACAATCTAATTGGGCAGATTCCAGACCACCTTAGCTCATTGTCAAAGTTGGTGTATCTATATCTTGGAGTAAACAACCTTACGGGAAATATCCCAGCTTGGATTGGaaacttttcttctttgtatGGCCTTGGTCTTTCCAGGAACAATTTTCAAGGAAGCATACCTAGTGAACTTGGCCGTCTACCACGCTTGGGATTTTTTCAGCTTGCTGAGAATTATTTGTCCGGTACCATACCTCCTCTGATCTTTAATATTTCTTCCATATACTATTTCTCTGTTGCTAAAAACCAACTACATGGAAGTCTTCCACCAGATCTTGGTCTTACTCTTCCTaatcttcaaatattttattgcaCTTATAACAATTTCACGGGACCTATTCCCGCATCGTTGTCTAATGCTTCTCAACTGATGCATCTTTCCTTTGGTGACAATTGTCTAACTGGGACAGTGCCTCAAAGTCTAGCAAGCTTGCAAAGCTTGGTTAgactttatttttctcaaaataaactTGGATATGGGAAAGATGAAGACCTGAATTTTCTCAGTTTCTTGGCTAATTGTACTAGTTTGGAGGGCTTGGCTctcaataataattattttggaGGAGTATTGCCCAGCTCTGTAGCCAACCTTTCAACCCAACTACAACTTCTTACTTTGGGTGGGAATATGATCCATGGTGACATCCCTATTGGGATTGGGAACCTCGTTAACTTGGAAGTTCTAGTGTTAGAAGATAACTATTTGGGAGGTACTCTCCCTCATGTTATTGGGAAGCTTCAAAACTTAACTGAATTATATTTGggttataataaaatttttgggcCAATCCCTTCATCCTTGggtaacttaaaaaaattgacagaaCTCTATATGGAGGGGAATAGATTTGAGGGAAGGATACCCCCAAGCTTAGGAAACTGCCAAAATTTGCTTTTACTGGACCTTTCTCATAACAATCTCTCTGGCACCATACCAAAAAAAGTTATGGGTCTTTCatccctttcaatttttttggacttgtcatataattttttaacaggAGCATTACCTTTTGAAGTGGGCAACTTGATACATCTTGTCAAATTAGATCTCTCGAAAAATAGATTATCAGGAAAAATTCCCACCACTCTTGAGACTTGTGTTGGTTTGGAGCACTTGTATTTGGACAATAATTCATTTGAGGGAGCAATTCCTCGATCCTTGAAGAACTTAAGAGGTTTAGAAGATATAGATCTTTCTTGTAATAAATTATCTGGGAATATTCCTAAATATCTTAGCAAGCTTGTGTCTCTTAAGCATCTTAATCTTTCTTATAATGATTTTGAGGGTGAAGTGCCAAGTGAAGGAATTTTTGCAAATGCAAGCACAATTTCAGTCTTTGGAAATGATAAGTTATGTGGTGGTGTCCCAGAATTACATTTATCTTCATGCTCAAGCAAACATCCTAAATTTTATGGGAAGCTCCTTGCACTCGGAATAATAATTCCAGTCACTTGTATAATCATATTTGTACTTCTTCTGATGTATTTTTTTCCAACATGTTctattatgaaaaatttaagGGAGGGAGCGTTAAGTAAGTCTTCTTTTGAAGATTGGCAATTTCCTATCTCTTATGCTGAACTCTTAGAATCAACCAACGGGTTTTCTGAGAACAACTTGATTGGTTCGGGTAGCTTTGGCTCTGTATACAAAGGAGTTCTTTCTAGAAATGGAGCAATTGTTGCAATCAAAGTATTGAACCTTCAACAACAAGAAGCTTCCACAAGTTTCATTAATGAATGCAATGCTTTGAGAAGTATACGCCATCGCAATCTCCTCAAGATTTTCTCTGCTTGCTCTAGCATTGATCATAAAGGGAATGACTTTAAGAGTCTAATTTTTGAGTTCATGTGCAATGGAAGTCTAGACCAGTGGTTGCATCCAAAAAATGATGAGCGAcatcaaagaaacaaattaagCTTTATTCAGAGACTAAATATAGCCATTGATGTTGCTTATGCATTGGAATATCTTCATCAACATTGCCAAACGCCAATTGTTCACTGTGATATTAAACCAAGCAATATTCTCCTTGATGAAGATATGGTAGCCCATGTTGGTGATTTCGGATTGGTGAGGTTCCTCTTTGAAGCATCTAATAATCCCTCCAAAACTCAAACCCTGTCAGTTGGACTAAAGGGTTCCATTGGGTACATTCCTCCAG ATGGTTTGAGCATTCACAGGTTCACTTCAATGGCTTTGCCAGAACATGTAATGGATATAGTTGACCCATCAATGTTCTTTGAGGAGGATGGAGAAGATGTTGGTGATGAGAGAAACGAAGATGACATTGAAGACAGAGCAATAATTGAAGAAGTGCCCCATCTCAATGTTAGTAGCAGAATAAAAGATTGCTTGATATCAGTGTTTGAAATTGGATTGTCATGTTCTACAACATCATATGATGAGCGGATGCCAACAAATGTTGTTGTCAATGAAATGAATGCAATTAGAGACACATATCTTAAATTTAAGAAGGGAAACAGAAGAAGAATGAACTAG